One part of the Mycolicibacterium aromaticivorans JS19b1 = JCM 16368 genome encodes these proteins:
- a CDS encoding YifB family Mg chelatase-like AAA ATPase, with protein MALGRAYSVAVRGLDGEIVEIEADITAGLPGVYLVGLPDAALRESRDRVRAAITNCGNEWPMSRLTLALSPATLAKAGSLYDIAIAAAVLSASHKKPWDRLEKTVLLGELALDGRIRSVRGVLPAVLAAKRQGWPTVVVPIANLAEASLVDGIEVLGAQTLRQLQGWLTGKAALADRVDTPAPQADSVADLADVVGQTHARFAVEVAAAGAHHLMLTGPPGVGKTMLAQRLPGLLPELTEREALEVTAIHSVVGMLSEATPLITRPPFIAPHHSSSVAALVGGGSGMARPGAVSRAHRGVLFLDECAEIRVSVLESLRTPLEDGEIRLARRDGVACYPARFQLVMAANPCACAQTDPKDCICTSPEKRRYLGKLSGPLMDRVDLRVEMHMVRAGAFAPDAAEPTAAVRDRVAQARGAAAERWRRYGFATNAEVTGSVLRRKFRLDATAMEPLKIALERGVLSIRGVDRSLRVAWTLADLAGRITPNVDDVAVALSFRQGGAKP; from the coding sequence ATGGCGCTGGGGCGCGCTTACTCGGTCGCGGTGCGGGGCCTCGATGGCGAGATCGTCGAGATCGAGGCCGATATCACCGCGGGGCTTCCCGGGGTGTACCTGGTGGGGCTGCCCGATGCCGCGCTGCGCGAGTCCCGAGATCGGGTGCGCGCGGCGATCACCAACTGCGGCAACGAGTGGCCGATGTCGCGACTGACCTTGGCGCTGTCGCCGGCAACGTTGGCCAAGGCCGGCTCGCTGTACGACATCGCGATCGCCGCCGCGGTGCTCTCCGCAAGCCACAAGAAGCCGTGGGATCGGCTGGAGAAGACGGTGCTGCTGGGCGAGCTCGCTCTCGACGGCCGGATTCGGTCGGTGCGCGGCGTCCTACCGGCCGTCCTGGCGGCCAAGCGGCAAGGCTGGCCCACGGTCGTGGTGCCGATTGCCAACCTCGCCGAGGCCAGCCTGGTCGATGGCATCGAAGTCCTTGGCGCCCAGACACTGCGGCAGCTGCAAGGCTGGTTGACGGGAAAGGCCGCCCTCGCCGACCGCGTGGACACACCGGCGCCGCAGGCCGATTCGGTTGCCGACCTGGCTGACGTGGTGGGCCAGACGCATGCCCGGTTCGCCGTCGAGGTCGCCGCCGCCGGCGCGCACCACCTGATGCTCACCGGCCCACCTGGTGTAGGGAAAACCATGCTGGCCCAACGACTTCCCGGGTTGCTGCCCGAACTCACCGAACGTGAGGCGCTGGAGGTGACTGCAATCCACTCGGTGGTCGGAATGCTGTCCGAGGCCACCCCACTGATCACTCGTCCGCCGTTCATCGCGCCGCATCACTCGTCCAGTGTGGCCGCGTTGGTCGGTGGGGGCTCAGGCATGGCGCGGCCCGGTGCGGTCAGTCGCGCTCATCGTGGTGTGCTTTTCCTCGACGAATGCGCCGAGATTCGGGTCAGCGTCCTCGAGTCACTACGAACGCCATTGGAAGACGGCGAGATTCGGCTTGCCCGCCGCGACGGGGTGGCGTGCTACCCGGCGCGGTTCCAGCTCGTGATGGCGGCCAACCCATGCGCCTGTGCGCAAACCGACCCGAAAGACTGCATCTGCACGTCGCCGGAGAAGCGCCGCTATCTCGGCAAGCTGTCCGGACCGCTGATGGATCGGGTGGACCTGCGGGTCGAAATGCACATGGTGCGCGCCGGTGCCTTCGCACCCGATGCCGCGGAACCCACTGCTGCCGTGCGGGATCGGGTTGCTCAGGCGCGCGGGGCGGCCGCCGAACGATGGCGCCGATACGGTTTCGCCACCAACGCCGAAGTCACCGGGTCGGTGCTGCGCCGGAAGTTCCGGCTCGACGCCACCGCGATGGAGCCGCTGAAGATCGCACTGGAGCGCGGGGTGCTGAGCATCCGGGGCGTCGACCGCTCACTGCGGGTCGCCTGGACGCTGGCGGACTTGGCCGGACGCATCACACCGAACGTCGACGATGTGGCGGTGGCACTGAGCTTCCGTCAGGGAGGAGCAAAGCCATGA
- a CDS encoding YraN family protein, with the protein MTTFTRNQLGALGEQLATEHLESLGVRILVRNWRCRYGELDVIAAAPDGTLVFVEVKTRTGDGFGGVEYAVTPAKVRRIRRLVGIWLAGQDRSWAAVRIDVIGVRIGRRRTPEIIHLRGVG; encoded by the coding sequence ATGACGACGTTCACGCGCAACCAACTCGGTGCGCTGGGGGAGCAGCTGGCGACCGAGCATCTGGAGTCGCTGGGTGTGCGGATCCTGGTTCGCAATTGGCGCTGCCGCTACGGCGAACTCGACGTGATCGCGGCGGCCCCCGATGGCACGCTGGTGTTCGTCGAGGTGAAGACCCGCACCGGTGACGGGTTCGGCGGTGTGGAGTACGCCGTCACCCCGGCCAAGGTGCGGCGGATCCGCCGGCTGGTCGGGATCTGGCTGGCCGGCCAAGACCGGAGTTGGGCCGCGGTTCGCATCGACGTGATCGGGGTACGCATCGGTCGCCGGCGCACACCGGAGATCATCCATCTGCGTGGGGTCGGTTGA
- a CDS encoding LysR family transcriptional regulator, whose translation MDPSLTGLRVLCAVAERGTFTAAGQSLGYTQSAVSRQVAGLERETGVMVFERNRDGVRLTSAGLILLRHARVVLDAIAAAEAELDGTLPDVHEVRVGAFLSAGAVLLPRAVQALRDRRPDIRLTTREGTTPSLVRALRAGALDLAVIALRPPYAAPDTELPAVVTERLGESTLELAVPAYGRFAGRDAVSVAELGDVDWVASPSSRDESLMGVWPGLAGRPRIAHSARDWLTKLQLVAAGCGVTTVSPSLAEVLPEGVRLVRVEGASPERRRILVARLPGRPSPSVAVVIEALRRAYPD comes from the coding sequence ATGGATCCGTCATTGACCGGGCTGCGGGTGCTGTGCGCGGTCGCCGAGCGCGGAACCTTCACCGCCGCCGGACAGTCTCTCGGCTACACGCAGTCGGCGGTGTCCCGGCAGGTCGCCGGGCTCGAACGCGAGACCGGTGTGATGGTCTTCGAGAGGAATCGTGACGGTGTGCGCCTGACCTCCGCCGGTTTGATCCTGCTGCGTCACGCACGCGTCGTTCTGGATGCGATAGCCGCTGCGGAAGCCGAACTGGACGGGACACTGCCCGACGTGCACGAGGTCCGAGTAGGTGCGTTCCTCAGCGCCGGCGCCGTGCTGCTGCCGCGCGCCGTGCAGGCACTGCGGGACCGGCGTCCGGACATACGGCTGACCACCAGGGAAGGGACGACGCCGTCGTTGGTGCGTGCGCTGCGGGCGGGTGCATTGGACCTCGCGGTGATCGCACTGCGGCCGCCCTATGCCGCCCCGGATACCGAGCTACCGGCCGTGGTGACCGAGCGGCTGGGGGAGTCGACCTTGGAATTGGCGGTTCCGGCCTACGGGCGCTTCGCGGGTCGCGATGCGGTGAGTGTGGCCGAACTCGGCGATGTGGACTGGGTGGCCAGTCCCTCCTCCAGGGACGAGTCCCTGATGGGCGTGTGGCCGGGCCTGGCGGGCCGGCCGCGTATCGCACATTCGGCGCGCGACTGGCTGACCAAATTGCAGCTGGTGGCCGCGGGCTGCGGAGTGACGACCGTCTCGCCCTCGCTCGCCGAGGTGCTGCCGGAAGGCGTCCGCTTGGTACGTGTCGAGGGCGCATCCCCGGAACGTCGCCGGATCCTGGTGGCGCGGTTGCCGGGCAGGCCATCGCCGTCGGTGGCAGTCGTCATCGAGGCGCTGCGCAGGGCCTACCCCGACTGA
- a CDS encoding quinone oxidoreductase family protein, translating into MKAALLEAFGWPEPPLNITEVQDPSIGTGEVLVDVLATCVAPYAAEVFSGARRYPLEPPVISGVGGIGRVVAAGPDATRLAPGDLVWCDSTVRSRDDAVAPDITLQGWSSAGEGGLRLSRHFHDGPFAERMAVPTENAVALGRVAAEDLPRWTALGILLVPYGGLLAAGLQAGETVLISGATGNFGSAGVAVALAMGAAAVVCPGRNAAVLADLERIFGDRVRTVRLTGAADVDTAAMRAAAPDAVDVVLDLLPPSAGTAPVRAAAMAVRPYGRVILMGGVGMLGGEDLALPYPWLMRNSITLRGQWMYPRTANHRLIQLIRSGLLDLGHERVTTFGLDRANEAVAHAAAHPGPFDRTVLMPHNSCTKGS; encoded by the coding sequence ATGAAAGCCGCCCTACTGGAGGCGTTCGGATGGCCCGAGCCGCCCCTGAACATCACCGAGGTCCAGGATCCCTCGATCGGCACCGGGGAGGTGCTCGTCGACGTCCTGGCGACCTGCGTCGCGCCTTACGCGGCCGAGGTCTTCAGCGGCGCACGGCGTTACCCTCTGGAACCGCCGGTCATCTCAGGTGTCGGGGGTATCGGGCGAGTCGTCGCCGCTGGCCCCGACGCCACGCGACTCGCTCCCGGAGACCTCGTTTGGTGCGATTCCACAGTGCGCTCGCGCGACGACGCGGTTGCACCGGACATCACCCTGCAGGGCTGGAGTTCGGCGGGCGAGGGAGGACTCAGGTTGTCCCGCCACTTTCACGATGGCCCCTTCGCCGAACGCATGGCTGTGCCGACCGAAAACGCTGTCGCGCTCGGACGCGTTGCGGCGGAGGATCTTCCGCGATGGACGGCGCTTGGCATTCTCCTCGTGCCCTATGGCGGTCTTCTGGCCGCCGGTTTGCAGGCCGGCGAGACGGTGCTCATCAGCGGCGCCACCGGCAACTTCGGCAGCGCCGGTGTGGCCGTCGCGTTGGCGATGGGGGCCGCGGCCGTGGTGTGTCCGGGCCGCAATGCGGCGGTACTCGCAGACCTCGAGCGGATCTTTGGTGACCGTGTCCGGACCGTGAGGCTCACAGGCGCAGCCGATGTCGATACCGCGGCGATGCGGGCCGCAGCGCCCGATGCCGTAGACGTCGTCCTCGACCTGCTGCCGCCGAGTGCGGGCACCGCACCCGTGCGTGCGGCGGCGATGGCGGTACGGCCGTATGGCCGCGTCATTCTCATGGGCGGGGTCGGGATGCTCGGAGGCGAAGACCTTGCGCTGCCTTACCCGTGGTTGATGCGCAACTCGATCACGTTGCGGGGACAGTGGATGTACCCGCGCACGGCCAATCATCGTCTCATCCAGCTCATCCGGAGCGGCTTACTCGACCTCGGCCATGAACGGGTGACCACTTTCGGGCTCGACCGGGCCAACGAGGCCGTCGCACACGCGGCAGCCCACCCGGGCCCCTTCGACCGGACGGTGCTCATGCCCCACAACAGCTGCACCAAGGGGAGTTGA
- a CDS encoding matrixin family metalloprotease translates to MYPPGDPHWTDEAKAALHEAANALVADIVAPKPVTITYKLGTDENPDNLAQASSDRVNLESPGYFRTVVQQKLITGEDANGDEPDGDIDINWKADWALGDSVTPDQADFKAVIMHEMGHTLGFDTNIQGPGSAPVTNHPVFDEFVVDAQGTKVMNDDFTFNTAFEPNLTGGDGGLFFGGPNAMAAYDGKPVPLLTDSPWSVSNIAHLNGHVFTNENRKVMNSGNEATDGPETHVLSPVELGILEDLGYTVVQH, encoded by the coding sequence ATGTACCCACCTGGAGATCCGCACTGGACCGATGAGGCCAAAGCCGCACTGCACGAGGCCGCGAATGCCCTCGTCGCCGACATCGTGGCGCCCAAACCCGTCACCATCACCTACAAACTCGGAACTGATGAGAATCCCGACAATCTCGCGCAGGCTTCCAGCGATCGGGTGAACCTCGAGTCACCCGGCTACTTCCGAACCGTGGTTCAACAGAAGCTGATCACCGGTGAGGACGCCAACGGCGACGAGCCCGACGGCGATATCGACATCAACTGGAAGGCCGACTGGGCGTTGGGCGACAGCGTCACCCCGGACCAGGCCGACTTCAAGGCGGTGATCATGCACGAGATGGGGCACACGCTGGGCTTCGATACCAACATTCAGGGCCCTGGTTCGGCGCCGGTGACGAACCACCCGGTATTCGACGAGTTTGTCGTCGATGCCCAGGGGACGAAGGTGATGAACGACGACTTCACCTTCAACACCGCGTTCGAACCGAATCTGACCGGCGGTGACGGCGGCCTGTTCTTCGGCGGGCCGAACGCGATGGCGGCCTACGACGGCAAACCGGTGCCTTTGTTGACCGATAGCCCGTGGAGCGTCAGTAACATCGCTCATCTTAACGGACACGTCTTCACCAACGAGAACAGAAAAGTGATGAACTCCGGCAACGAAGCCACCGACGGACCGGAGACTCACGTGCTGAGTCCGGTCGAACTCGGCATCCTGGAGGATCTCGGCTACACGGTGGTGCAGCACTAG
- a CDS encoding HAD-IIA family hydrolase, with amino-acid sequence MRATPQCWLTDMDGVLVREDHALPGAAEFLQCLIEKRRRFLVLTNNSIYTPRDLAARLARSGLDVPESAIWTSALATAAFLNDQLPGGSAYVIGEAGLTTALHEAGYTLTDTGPDFVVLGETRTYSFEAITKAVRLIGQGARFIATNPDVTGPSAEGPLPATGSVAAMITKATGREPYFVGKPNPMMFRSALNRIEAHSESTVMVGDRMDTDVVAGIEAGLETILVLTGSTTVEDIERYPFRPARVLPSIADAIELI; translated from the coding sequence GTGCGCGCGACACCGCAGTGCTGGCTGACCGATATGGACGGCGTCCTGGTCCGCGAGGATCACGCGCTACCGGGGGCCGCCGAGTTCCTGCAGTGCCTGATCGAAAAGCGGCGACGATTCCTGGTGCTGACCAACAACTCGATATACACCCCGCGTGACCTCGCGGCGCGGCTGGCGCGCTCGGGGCTCGACGTGCCGGAGTCGGCGATCTGGACCTCGGCGCTGGCCACCGCGGCCTTTCTGAATGATCAGTTGCCGGGCGGGTCGGCGTATGTGATCGGCGAGGCGGGGCTGACAACCGCACTGCACGAGGCGGGCTACACGCTGACCGATACCGGTCCGGACTTCGTGGTGCTCGGCGAGACGCGCACCTACTCCTTCGAGGCGATCACCAAGGCGGTCCGGCTGATCGGCCAGGGCGCCCGGTTTATCGCCACCAACCCCGACGTCACCGGGCCCTCGGCGGAGGGGCCGCTGCCGGCGACGGGGTCGGTGGCCGCAATGATCACCAAGGCGACCGGGCGTGAACCGTATTTCGTGGGCAAGCCCAACCCGATGATGTTCCGCAGTGCGCTGAACCGGATCGAGGCCCATTCGGAGAGCACGGTCATGGTCGGTGACCGGATGGACACCGACGTGGTGGCCGGGATCGAGGCCGGGCTGGAAACGATTCTCGTGCTTACCGGTTCGACGACGGTCGAGGACATCGAGCGCTACCCGTTCCGGCCGGCGCGGGTGTTGCCGTCTATCGCCGACGCGATCGAGCTGATCTGA
- a CDS encoding MFS transporter: protein MTLTLRPAAPAASPALCPTRTGLGILALALGSFGIGTNEFVAMGLLPEIAGGLRISEPTAGHIISAYALGVVVGAPVIAALTAKFNRKVVLMALMALFAVGNVLTVLAPSYGVLIAARFLAGLPHGAFFGVAALVAAQLLGPERRAKAVAQVMTGLTVATVIGVPLASWLGQLLGWRSAFVLVVVVGLVTLAAIWVWLPDLTATSSTSTRAELGALRRPQVWLALAIGMVGFGGMFAVYTYIATTLTDVTGVSRSWVPLGLMVFGAGMVVGNLAGGRMADRSVIRGLYVSMTALALVLAAFVAGAHNPFTAMVLLFGIGAGGAAIAPALQTRLMDVAAEAQTLAAALNHSALNIANASGAWIGGLVIAAGYGYTAPAAAGAGLAVVGLVVLSVSVALQRRSVAVSS from the coding sequence GTGACCCTCACGCTCCGACCCGCCGCACCGGCGGCGTCTCCCGCGCTCTGCCCGACCAGAACTGGGCTGGGCATTCTTGCCCTGGCGCTCGGTTCCTTCGGCATCGGTACCAACGAATTCGTCGCGATGGGCCTGTTGCCCGAGATCGCCGGCGGCCTGCGGATCTCTGAGCCGACCGCGGGCCACATCATCTCCGCCTACGCGCTCGGCGTCGTGGTCGGTGCGCCGGTCATCGCCGCGCTGACCGCGAAATTCAATCGCAAGGTCGTGTTGATGGCTCTGATGGCGTTGTTCGCCGTCGGCAACGTGTTGACCGTGCTGGCGCCGAGCTACGGAGTCCTGATCGCCGCCCGCTTCCTCGCGGGCCTTCCGCACGGCGCATTCTTCGGTGTCGCGGCACTGGTGGCTGCGCAATTGCTCGGGCCCGAACGGCGGGCCAAGGCTGTCGCGCAAGTGATGACCGGCCTGACCGTGGCGACCGTGATCGGAGTGCCGCTGGCGTCCTGGCTCGGGCAATTGCTCGGGTGGCGAAGCGCGTTCGTGCTTGTCGTGGTCGTCGGACTGGTGACGTTGGCTGCGATCTGGGTGTGGCTTCCCGATTTGACCGCGACCAGCAGCACCAGTACCCGTGCCGAACTCGGCGCGCTGCGACGTCCGCAGGTCTGGCTCGCACTGGCGATCGGCATGGTGGGCTTCGGCGGCATGTTCGCCGTCTACACCTACATCGCAACGACGCTTACCGACGTGACCGGTGTTTCCCGCTCGTGGGTTCCGTTGGGGCTGATGGTGTTCGGTGCGGGCATGGTGGTCGGCAATCTGGCCGGCGGCCGGATGGCGGACCGGTCGGTGATCCGCGGTCTGTACGTGTCGATGACTGCCCTAGCGCTGGTGCTCGCGGCTTTCGTGGCAGGTGCGCACAACCCGTTCACCGCGATGGTGCTGCTGTTCGGCATCGGTGCCGGCGGAGCCGCGATCGCACCCGCGTTGCAAACCCGGCTGATGGACGTCGCCGCTGAGGCGCAGACGCTGGCCGCCGCGCTGAACCATTCGGCCTTGAACATCGCCAACGCTTCGGGGGCGTGGATCGGCGGACTGGTGATCGCTGCGGGATATGGCTACACAGCACCGGCCGCCGCGGGGGCGGGGCTGGCGGTCGTCGGGCTGGTGGTGCTGAGCGTCTCGGTTGCTCTGCAGCGTCGATCTGTAGCGGTGTCCTCATGA
- a CDS encoding ROK family protein → MPVTRRSAAPATTGDVFALIRAGTATTRTEVRELTGLSRTAVGSRIAALARRGLVSEGEEGPSTGGRPPALVRFNAEAGVVLSAAIGRSRTRLAVCNLAGDIHALADMDSEIRLGPDDLMPDLVKRLEVLLDESGRPAGDVLGVGVSLPGTVDQERGCSLASPVMSGWDGVPLEPYFRKLTAAPIVLDNDTNVQALSERRGPLRIHDNLLLIKASTGLGAGIVCGGVLQRGAVGAAGEFGHNKTVAAAGMPCRCGDTGCLEAIAGGWAVVRTLQEQGRQVHHIRDVVELANHGDGEARRLLRESGRHVGEVIAAAVNLLNPEVLVVGGDMSGAYDVFVAGLRETLYGNATALATRHLQVVPSTYGDRAGNIGSAMLVLEKILSPGAIDTSLR, encoded by the coding sequence ATGCCGGTAACCAGGCGTTCCGCTGCCCCCGCGACAACGGGGGATGTTTTCGCGCTGATACGTGCCGGTACCGCCACCACCCGAACCGAGGTCCGGGAGCTGACCGGCCTGTCCCGAACGGCGGTCGGCAGCCGCATCGCGGCTCTGGCCCGCCGCGGGCTGGTCTCCGAGGGCGAGGAGGGACCGTCGACCGGCGGTCGCCCGCCGGCGCTGGTGCGGTTCAACGCCGAAGCGGGTGTGGTCCTGTCGGCGGCGATCGGCCGCAGCCGCACCCGGCTCGCGGTGTGCAACCTGGCCGGCGACATCCACGCCCTGGCCGATATGGACTCCGAGATTCGCCTCGGACCCGATGATCTGATGCCCGACCTGGTCAAGCGCCTCGAAGTCCTGCTCGACGAGAGCGGCCGGCCCGCGGGCGATGTGCTCGGCGTCGGGGTGTCGCTACCCGGCACGGTCGACCAGGAGCGCGGCTGCAGCCTGGCGTCGCCGGTGATGAGCGGTTGGGACGGCGTTCCGCTGGAGCCGTACTTCCGGAAGCTGACGGCGGCGCCGATCGTGCTCGACAACGACACCAACGTCCAGGCGCTCTCGGAACGACGCGGGCCCTTGAGAATTCACGACAACCTGCTGCTGATCAAGGCGTCCACCGGCCTCGGCGCGGGGATCGTGTGCGGCGGTGTACTCCAGCGCGGCGCTGTCGGCGCGGCCGGAGAGTTCGGCCACAACAAGACGGTCGCGGCCGCGGGCATGCCGTGCCGATGCGGCGACACCGGCTGCCTGGAGGCGATCGCCGGTGGATGGGCCGTGGTGCGCACACTGCAGGAGCAGGGCCGGCAGGTCCACCACATCCGCGACGTCGTCGAACTGGCCAACCACGGCGACGGCGAGGCGCGGCGACTGCTGCGGGAAAGTGGCCGCCACGTGGGTGAAGTGATCGCCGCCGCGGTGAACCTGCTCAACCCCGAGGTTCTCGTCGTCGGCGGTGACATGTCCGGCGCATACGACGTGTTTGTCGCCGGGTTGCGAGAAACGTTGTACGGCAACGCAACCGCACTGGCTACCCGGCACCTTCAGGTGGTCCCGTCCACGTACGGAGACCGGGCAGGCAACATCGGCAGCGCGATGCTGGTGTTGGAGAAGATCTTGTCGCCCGGCGCCATCGACACATCGCTGCGCTGA
- a CDS encoding DUF2469 domain-containing protein yields the protein MSAEDLEKYETEMELSLYREYKDIVGQFSYVVETERRFYLANSVELVPRNTDGEVYFELRLSDAWVWDMYRPARFVKQVRVITFKDVNIEEVEKPELRLPE from the coding sequence ATGAGTGCCGAAGATCTCGAAAAATACGAGACCGAGATGGAGCTCTCGCTGTACCGCGAATACAAGGACATCGTGGGGCAGTTCAGCTACGTCGTGGAGACCGAGCGCCGCTTCTACCTGGCCAACAGCGTGGAGTTGGTGCCGCGCAACACCGACGGTGAGGTCTACTTCGAGCTGCGCCTGTCCGATGCGTGGGTGTGGGACATGTACCGTCCGGCACGATTCGTCAAGCAGGTCCGGGTGATCACGTTCAAGGACGTCAACATCGAAGAGGTCGAGAAGCCCGAGCTGCGGCTGCCCGAATAG
- a CDS encoding ribonuclease HII: MPAMTWPPRTVIRKSSGLRTLESALYRSGLGPVAGVDEVGRGACAGPLVVAACVLGPNRMESLAALDDSKKLTEKAREELFPIIRRYALAYHVVFIPAPEVDRRGVHVANIEGMRRAVAGLSVRPGYVLSDGFRVPGLPMPSLPVIGGDAAAACIAAASVLAKVSRDRLMVAMDDEHPGYGFADHKGYSTPAHSAALTDLGPCRQHRFSYINVRRVARSGGTEMVMECPPPQRDDQV; this comes from the coding sequence GTGCCGGCGATGACATGGCCGCCGCGGACGGTGATTCGCAAATCATCGGGTCTGCGAACGCTCGAATCGGCTTTGTATAGAAGCGGTTTGGGGCCGGTAGCCGGGGTCGATGAAGTGGGCCGAGGCGCGTGTGCGGGCCCGCTCGTGGTGGCGGCCTGCGTGCTGGGGCCCAACCGGATGGAGAGCCTGGCGGCCCTTGACGACTCCAAGAAGCTCACCGAGAAGGCTCGCGAGGAACTGTTCCCGATCATCAGGCGCTACGCGCTGGCGTATCACGTGGTGTTCATCCCGGCCCCCGAAGTCGACCGTCGCGGCGTGCACGTGGCCAACATCGAGGGGATGCGGCGTGCGGTGGCGGGGCTGTCGGTACGGCCGGGCTATGTGTTGTCCGACGGGTTCCGGGTGCCGGGACTGCCGATGCCGTCGTTACCGGTGATCGGCGGGGACGCAGCGGCGGCCTGTATCGCCGCGGCCAGTGTGCTGGCGAAGGTCAGCCGCGATCGGCTGATGGTGGCCATGGATGACGAGCATCCCGGCTACGGCTTCGCCGACCACAAGGGGTACAGCACCCCGGCGCACAGTGCGGCGCTGACCGACCTGGGGCCGTGCCGTCAGCACCGGTTTTCCTACATCAATGTCCGGCGGGTGGCACGTTCCGGTGGTACCGAGATGGTGATGGAGTGCCCACCCCCGCAGCGCGACGATCAGGTGTGA
- the lepB gene encoding signal peptidase I, translated as MTDNTGSNDSTPDNLTATDGVDDSPADAAPETGAKDPDTGEKKKSALREGATLVAIAIVLYYVMLTFIARPYLIPSESMEPTLHGCPGCVGDRIMVDKVTYRFGDPRPGDVIVFKGPPNWNVGYKSIRSSNAAVRYIENALSVVGFVPPDENDLVKRVIATGGQTVQCRADTGLTVDGKPLTEPYLNAQTMMADPAVYPCLGNEFGPVKVPDGRLWVMGDNRTHSADSRAHCTSTPADAQKGILCTGDPMAGTVPVSNVIGKARFIAWPPSRWGGVSSFDPQQG; from the coding sequence GTGACCGACAACACGGGCTCGAACGATTCCACGCCGGACAACCTCACCGCGACGGACGGGGTGGACGACAGTCCCGCCGACGCGGCCCCGGAGACCGGGGCAAAGGACCCGGACACCGGCGAAAAGAAGAAGTCGGCGCTGCGCGAAGGCGCGACCCTCGTCGCCATCGCGATAGTCCTGTACTACGTGATGCTGACGTTCATCGCGCGGCCGTACCTGATTCCCTCCGAATCGATGGAACCGACGCTGCACGGCTGCCCCGGCTGCGTCGGCGACCGGATCATGGTCGACAAGGTCACCTATCGGTTCGGGGACCCGCGGCCGGGTGACGTCATCGTCTTCAAGGGCCCGCCGAACTGGAACGTCGGATACAAGTCCATCCGATCCAGCAACGCCGCGGTGCGCTACATCGAGAACGCCTTGTCGGTGGTCGGTTTCGTGCCGCCCGACGAGAACGACTTGGTCAAGCGTGTCATCGCCACCGGAGGCCAGACGGTGCAATGCCGTGCGGACACCGGACTGACCGTCGACGGCAAGCCGCTCACCGAGCCGTACCTCAACGCCCAGACGATGATGGCCGATCCTGCCGTCTACCCGTGCCTGGGCAACGAGTTCGGTCCGGTGAAGGTGCCCGACGGCCGGTTGTGGGTGATGGGTGACAACCGCACTCATTCGGCGGACTCCCGCGCACACTGCACCAGCACCCCCGCCGATGCGCAAAAGGGCATTCTCTGCACCGGCGATCCGATGGCCGGCACCGTGCCGGTGAGCAACGTCATCGGCAAGGCGCGGTTCATCGCGTGGCCGCCGTCTCGGTGGGGTGGTGTGTCCTCGTTCGACCCACAGCAGGGTTGA
- the rplS gene encoding 50S ribosomal protein L19: MNTLDFVDQASLRDDIPTFSPGDTINVHVKVIEGNKQRVQVFKGVVLRRSGGGIRETFTVRKESYGVGVERTFPVHSPNIDHIEVLTRGDVRRAKLYYLRELRGKKAKIKEKR, from the coding sequence ATGAACACGCTGGACTTCGTCGACCAGGCGTCGCTGCGCGACGATATCCCGACCTTCAGCCCCGGGGACACCATCAATGTCCACGTGAAGGTCATCGAGGGCAACAAGCAGCGCGTTCAGGTCTTCAAGGGCGTTGTGCTCCGCCGTTCGGGCGGTGGCATTCGCGAGACCTTCACCGTGCGCAAGGAAAGCTACGGCGTCGGTGTCGAGCGCACCTTCCCGGTGCATTCGCCCAACATCGACCACATCGAGGTGCTGACCCGCGGCGACGTGCGGCGCGCCAAGCTGTACTACCTGCGCGAGCTGCGGGGCAAGAAGGCCAAGATCAAGGAAAAGCGCTGA